One Ostrea edulis chromosome 2, xbOstEdul1.1, whole genome shotgun sequence genomic region harbors:
- the LOC125679805 gene encoding trace amine-associated receptor 8c-like, whose amino-acid sequence MRNSSNNGSDHGSFPDSYWKEGWALPSSFILPCSPGFPYSCPVAVTAITIACLGIIGNIAVMVSIVRQKLHRKTAHMSILVLAVTDLMCLFVILVRECVYFPNDYYLAEKYGFSVSFCIGFFVWNNTPYLSSCWNVVFLAYERYVLVTKPMVYRVSHTAKSLVIRAVVTFILVTVVNLVYALMIVQTGISKCPEFVLQPKHYGFITVPTISVSVFLLIFFHCSKVSKLKHHSEFEGRHLRNLQHNPQMTTTVYIIVIIYIVSQIPYLIFDVMSILDSLKLIGWPFEFDNVLLHISIIVFLTNYAIDPYIYWMTPLACMSKHRPIERGETTRSRNLGTVSGGFNI is encoded by the coding sequence ATGAGGAATTCTTCTAATAACGGAAGTGACCACGGCAGCTTCCCGGATAGCTATTGGAAGGAGGGTTGGGCACTTCCTTCCTCATTCATACTTCCGTGTTCTCCGGGCTTTCCGTACTCTTGCCCCGTGGCGGTGACTGCCATTACCATTGCATGTTTAGGAATCATCGGAAATATAGCGGTGATGGTCTCAATAGTAAGACAAAAACTCCACCGGAAGACCGCACACATGTCCATTTTGGTTTTAGCCGTCACCGACCTGATGTGTCTCTTTGTTATTCTTGTAAGGGAATGTGTCTATTTTCCGAACGATTACTATCTGGCGGAAAAATATGGTTTCTCTGTCAGCTTCTGCATCGGATTCTTTGTTTGGAATAACACGCCCTATTTGAGTTCCTGCTGGAATGTCGTATTTCTGGCGTATGAGAGGTATGTACTGGTCACTAAGCCGATGGTATATAGAGTCAGCCACACTGCAAAATCCCTGGTCATCAGAGCCGTCGTCACTTTCATCCTCGTCACTGTCGTCAACCTTGTCTACGCCCTAATGATCGTTCAGACTGGTATTTCGAAATGCCCAGAGTTCGTACTTCAACCGAAGCATTATGGGTTCATAACCGTTCCCACAATATCTGTCTCCGTcttcttgttgatattttttcactGCTCCAAGGTATCCAAACTCAAACATCATTCAGAGTTTGAAGGACGGCATTTGAGAAATCTTCAGCATAACCCGCAGATGACGACCACCGTATACATTATAGTGATCATTTACATCGTGTCACAGATTCCCTACCTCATCTTTGATGTGATGTCGATTTTGGATTCGCTCAAACTGATTGGATGGCCGTTCGAATTTGACAACGTCCTTCTCCACATCAGCATCATAGTATTTCTGACTAATTATGCCATCGATCCTTATATATATTGGATGACTCCCCTTGCATGTATGAGCAAACACAGGCCTATTGAGCGCGGAGAAACGACACGTAGCCGTAACTTGGGCACTGTGTCAGGTGGTTTCAATATCTGA